In Rissa tridactyla isolate bRisTri1 chromosome 2, bRisTri1.patW.cur.20221130, whole genome shotgun sequence, a single window of DNA contains:
- the LOC128905456 gene encoding tektin-3-like, protein MQPGRSPLTATYAHPRSTPSKFLPAISAMASSYKAHFPYYPLPQSSGLPWMPSTYYKPAAINPTLAPFSKSSQGMTASKKLPVIANRTTFITRYTPEDWHRSNLTNYTESETCQHNAERLRVDTSRVIQDKYQQTEKTQGESTKNLGVRVHDIGFWKSELCRELGEMIGETNALTDLKKRLERALAETEAPLQVAQECLLQREKRMGIDLVHDDVEKQLFTEVDVIRSCQERMQQYLDKAKAQLTSNRVAQHELERDLANKQAAHRIDDKCHHLRNTSHGISYYRGVERVDATISVPESWVKFTDGNILRSQSERAASAKLRDNTRNLLEVTANEMRCQFNRVNVAFTSRITETADAKRKIQTHLAKTLREIFQMEMNMEAIQKAMRDQGPPFKVAQTRLEERTRRPNMELCRDTAQLRLVNEVHKIDETVQSLQQRLRDTEDTLQMLARAKSVLQHDLAIKANSLFIDQEKCMGMRKTFPSTARLLGSV, encoded by the exons AGTGCCATGGCTTCAAGCTATAAGGCCCATTTTCCTTACTACCCGCTGCCTCAGAGCTCcggcctcccctggatgcccagcacctactacaaaccAGCTGCCATCAACCCAACTTTGGCTCCCTTTTCCAAAAGTTCCCAGGGGATGACCGCCAGCAAGAAGCTTCCTGTCATTGCCAACAGAACAACCTTCATCACCCGGTACACCCCTGAGGACTGGCACAGGTCCAACCTGACCAACTACACAGAGTCAGAAACTTGCCAGCACAACGCGGAGCGTCTGAGAGTTGATACCTCCCGCGTGATTCAGGATAAATatcagcagacagagaaaacacaaggagaaagcaccaaaaacctgggagttcGTGTCCATGATATTGgattttggaaatcggagctctgccgtgagctgggtgagatgatcggggagaccaacgccCTCACGGACttgaagaaaaggctggagagagccttggccgagacggaggcccctctccag gtcgctcaggagtgcttgcttcagcgggagaagaggatgggcattgACCTCGTCCATGATGACgtggagaaacagctcttcacA gaagtggatgtcatcaggtcgtgccagGAGAGGATGCAGCAGTACCTGgataaggcaaaagcccagctcaC gtccaacagGGTGGCCCAGCACgagctggagagagacctggccaacaagcaggcggCCCACCGCATCGATGACAAGTGCCACCACCTGAGGAACACCTCCCACGGCATCAgctactaccgaggggtggagcgggtcgatgccac gatctcggtgccggaGTCCTGGGTCAAATTCACGGATggcaacatcctccgctcccagagcgaacgggcggcctctgccaagctgcgggacaacaccaggaacctgctggaggtGACGGCCAACGAGATGCGGTGCCAGTTCAACAGggtgaacgtcgccttcaccagCCGCATCACCGAGACAGCCGACGCCAAGCgcaagattcagacccacctggccaag ACGCTGCGGGAAATCTTCCAAATGGAGATGAACATGGAAGCCATCCAAAAAGCCATGAGGGACCAAGGACCTCCGTTCAaagtggctcagacccggctggaagAGCGCACACGGagaccaaacatggagctgtgccgggacactgcccagctccg ccttgtcaacgaggtccACAAAATTGATGAGACGGTCCAGAGCCTTCAGCAGCGTCTGAGAGACACTGAGGACACCCTGCAAATGCTGGCTCGTGCCAAGTCGGTCTTGCAGCATGACCTGGCCATCAAAGCGAACTCGCTCTTCATcgaccaggagaagtgcatggggatgcgcaagacctttcccagcactgcgCGGCTGCTGGGTTCTgtttag